In the Lysinibacillus sp. PLM2 genome, one interval contains:
- a CDS encoding DUF4956 domain-containing protein, with translation METTTFTDIFKSSFLEKTTSFSITDSLIGLGAAFLIGLFIYYVYKKTFNGVIYSHSFNISLLIMTLATALVIMGISQNVLLSLGMVGALSIVRFRTPIKDPMDLMYLFWSVATGILCGAGFIPLVIVGTIFIGLVIILFSNKIKVENPYLLVVKYQDPSVGYEVEDAMKKQTKKFALKSKSMIQDVEIEVTYEIRVKENDAQVISDITNIKGVNSAIMLSYDGNFTA, from the coding sequence ATGGAAACTACAACTTTTACTGATATCTTTAAATCTAGTTTTTTAGAAAAAACAACATCCTTTTCAATAACTGATTCTTTAATTGGTTTAGGAGCCGCCTTTTTAATTGGGCTATTTATTTACTATGTATATAAGAAAACTTTTAACGGGGTTATTTACTCACATTCTTTTAATATTTCACTATTAATCATGACCCTTGCCACAGCTCTTGTCATCATGGGTATTAGTCAAAACGTCTTGTTATCGCTCGGTATGGTTGGTGCATTATCAATTGTTCGTTTCCGTACACCGATTAAGGACCCAATGGATTTAATGTATTTATTCTGGTCTGTTGCTACAGGTATTTTATGTGGTGCTGGTTTTATTCCTTTAGTAATCGTTGGAACGATTTTTATTGGTCTAGTAATTATACTATTCTCTAACAAAATCAAAGTGGAAAACCCTTATTTATTAGTCGTGAAATATCAAGACCCTTCTGTTGGCTATGAAGTGGAAGATGCAATGAAAAAACAAACAAAAAAATTTGCTTTAAAATCAAAATCAATGATTCAGGATGTTGAAATTGAAGTAACTTATGAAATTCGAGTAAAAGAAAATGATGCACAAGTAATCTCTGACATTACAAATATAAAAGGTGTAAACTCTGCAATTATGTTAAGTTACGATGGTAATTTTACAGCTTAA
- a CDS encoding molecular chaperone: protein MSIHTSFNPKGRNELKHAIPKAEYFVLRNKLLHFLKRDPYAGANGKYTIRSTYFDNFENKVLTEKKEGYLKRDKYRVRIYDKCERVIHLERKSKRNNLTFKSKCKITRAEYEKMRISDIAWMEQDERALIRDLYREMYYSQIKPKTVVDYEREALIYPYGNIRITFDMKIQSSFYNTDMFNKNLPMVDVLEPELVILEVKYDDYIPEVIKQLLQLTDTRQEAYSKYQLSRMFG, encoded by the coding sequence ATGTCCATTCACACTTCATTTAACCCAAAAGGGAGGAACGAGTTAAAACATGCCATACCAAAAGCCGAATATTTTGTCCTACGCAATAAATTGCTGCACTTTTTAAAACGCGATCCTTACGCAGGAGCAAATGGTAAATACACCATTCGTTCTACATACTTTGATAATTTTGAAAACAAAGTATTGACTGAGAAAAAAGAAGGCTACTTAAAACGTGATAAATACCGTGTTCGCATTTATGACAAATGTGAAAGAGTCATTCATCTTGAACGAAAAAGCAAAAGAAACAATTTAACCTTTAAATCCAAATGCAAAATAACGCGAGCTGAATACGAAAAAATGCGTATAAGTGATATTGCTTGGATGGAACAGGATGAACGAGCACTAATAAGAGATTTATATCGTGAAATGTATTACAGCCAAATCAAACCGAAAACCGTTGTCGATTATGAACGAGAAGCTCTTATATACCCCTATGGCAATATTCGCATTACCTTTGATATGAAGATTCAATCAAGCTTTTACAATACGGATATGTTTAATAAAAACCTGCCTATGGTTGACGTTTTAGAGCCGGAATTAGTCATTTTAGAAGTAAAATATGATGACTATATTCCTGAAGTGATCAAACAGTTATTACAACTTACAGATACAAGACAGGAAGCATACTCAAAATATCAACTAAGCCGAATGTTCGGATAA
- a CDS encoding DNA-binding response regulator — MNILVVEDEYAISQVLKAYCIKANYDVEVAVDGEEAIQKFKTIAPDIVLLDVMLPKKDGWEVLKEIRKESKCPVIMLTALGDVNYRLDGLNSGADDYIAKPFVADEVIARIKAVLRRTQFDNDQPIKRYGQLEIHLKAHQVTLNKKNVILTPRDLSVLLFLAENPNQTFSRDQLIEHVWGWDYLGSDRAVDLAIKRIRKALKDWPSSEGEIKTLRGLGYQLSVY; from the coding sequence ATGAACATATTAGTAGTAGAAGATGAGTACGCAATTAGCCAAGTATTAAAAGCTTATTGTATAAAAGCAAATTATGACGTTGAAGTTGCCGTTGATGGTGAGGAGGCTATTCAAAAATTTAAAACGATCGCTCCAGATATAGTTTTATTAGATGTGATGCTTCCGAAAAAAGACGGGTGGGAAGTATTAAAGGAAATACGTAAGGAGAGTAAATGCCCAGTCATTATGTTAACTGCATTAGGGGATGTAAATTATCGCTTGGACGGTTTAAATAGTGGAGCTGATGATTATATTGCAAAGCCATTCGTAGCAGATGAGGTTATCGCACGAATAAAGGCAGTATTAAGAAGGACGCAGTTTGATAATGATCAACCAATAAAAAGATATGGCCAGCTTGAAATTCATTTAAAGGCACATCAAGTTACATTAAATAAGAAAAATGTCATATTAACCCCTAGAGATTTATCTGTCCTATTGTTTTTAGCAGAAAATCCAAATCAAACATTTTCAAGGGATCAGCTGATAGAGCATGTTTGGGGTTGGGATTACTTAGGAAGCGATCGCGCAGTTGATTTGGCTATTAAAAGAATTAGAAAAGCTTTGAAGGATTGGCCTTCATCAGAGGGGGAAATCAAAACATTGCGGGGATTGGGGTATCAGTTAAGTGTCTATTAA
- a CDS encoding sensor histidine kinase, with protein MSIKNKVSLKRYWTSWYLITLCIGLVIIGIISALWIRHTTLENRLNLMTFAAESMADRVVDGDERPFHGKEMPNMFAGREERINPFNYIVDIDGKVIFSDRPFGPINDSISMSIIESESSIQKILIDETNYYFVKEPIVINESTIGWVLVVDSEKMLTEVNREYTQLFLFIISLGLLGWLVIYILSNRLSKPIQTVANAAKQVAEGNYQIKLPPERKEKEVDDLIQSFKEMTFKLEHLESLRTELLAGVTHELKTPVTSISGLLQAINDDVVTGDDAKEFIAISLKETEKMKKMVEDLLAFNQFAANVLDVNPEVQLIDDVVEDAISSWELSQKEKNVDLEVMLLEKDTKVYIDSIRFQQIMTNLLNNAQQALDDFGEIQVRTTENETYVFVDVIDSGKGIPEEEEPYIFERFFRGSDKKYKVRGLGLGLSLSKMIAQALEGDLQLIKSSSEGTTFRVILKKVVE; from the coding sequence GTGTCTATTAAAAACAAAGTATCATTAAAACGCTATTGGACAAGCTGGTATCTTATCACATTGTGTATTGGACTAGTAATTATTGGTATTATATCAGCACTTTGGATTCGTCATACGACATTAGAAAATCGATTAAATTTAATGACCTTTGCTGCAGAAAGTATGGCTGATAGGGTAGTAGATGGAGATGAACGACCTTTTCATGGTAAAGAAATGCCAAACATGTTTGCCGGTAGGGAAGAACGAATAAACCCATTTAATTATATTGTTGATATAGATGGAAAAGTGATTTTTAGTGATCGCCCATTCGGACCAATAAATGACTCTATTTCAATGTCGATTATAGAAAGTGAGTCTTCAATTCAGAAAATCTTAATCGACGAGACGAATTATTATTTTGTAAAAGAACCGATAGTGATTAATGAATCAACAATTGGTTGGGTTTTAGTGGTAGATTCTGAAAAAATGTTAACGGAAGTAAATCGAGAATATACTCAACTTTTTTTATTCATTATTAGTCTTGGTCTATTAGGTTGGTTAGTCATTTACATTTTATCGAATCGTTTATCAAAACCAATTCAAACAGTTGCAAATGCTGCAAAACAGGTAGCTGAAGGAAATTATCAAATTAAATTACCCCCTGAACGAAAAGAAAAGGAAGTTGACGATTTAATTCAATCTTTTAAGGAAATGACTTTTAAATTAGAGCATTTGGAATCCTTGCGTACCGAATTACTCGCAGGAGTGACCCATGAATTGAAAACGCCTGTTACATCCATTAGCGGTCTTTTACAAGCGATAAACGATGATGTAGTAACTGGTGATGATGCGAAAGAATTTATAGCAATTTCATTAAAGGAAACCGAAAAAATGAAAAAAATGGTGGAGGATTTATTAGCCTTTAATCAATTTGCCGCAAATGTTCTTGATGTGAATCCAGAAGTTCAATTAATAGACGATGTAGTTGAAGATGCGATTAGTAGTTGGGAACTATCACAAAAAGAAAAGAACGTAGATTTGGAAGTAATGCTATTGGAGAAAGACACGAAAGTTTACATTGATTCTATTCGATTCCAGCAAATAATGACAAATTTATTGAATAACGCACAACAAGCGCTAGATGATTTTGGTGAAATTCAAGTAAGAACTACTGAAAATGAAACCTATGTTTTTGTAGATGTCATCGATAGTGGAAAGGGCATTCCGGAAGAGGAGGAGCCATATATTTTTGAACGATTTTTTAGAGGAAGTGATAAGAAATATAAAGTGCGCGGCTTAGGTTTAGGTTTATCCTTAAGCAAAATGATCGCCCAGGCATTAGAAGGAGACCTTCAGTTAATCAAAAGCTCATCAGAAGGCACGACTTTCCGAGTTATTTTGAAAAAAGTTGTTGAATAG
- the ydhK_3 gene encoding hypothetical protein, with translation MTNKVILGFFSLVVAFTLSACAGNSNGEAANEIVNQKVVQTNATSGHEVDDAEHSHMNHSGSGDVPEGLKEAENPTFSIGSKASIQADHMTGMKGAEATIVGAYNTIVYTVSYKPTTGGAPVTNHKWVIHEELEGVGKEPLNPGDEVILNADHMKGMKGATATIDSAEENIVYMVDYVATTGEKVTNHKWVTESELAAQ, from the coding sequence ATGACAAATAAAGTGATACTCGGATTTTTTTCGCTAGTGGTAGCTTTTACTCTGTCTGCATGTGCAGGAAATAGTAACGGGGAAGCAGCTAATGAAATTGTTAATCAAAAAGTTGTACAAACCAATGCGACATCTGGGCATGAAGTGGATGATGCGGAGCATTCTCATATGAATCATTCGGGTTCAGGAGATGTACCGGAAGGTTTAAAGGAAGCGGAAAATCCAACATTTTCAATAGGAAGTAAAGCGAGTATTCAAGCCGATCATATGACCGGAATGAAGGGAGCTGAAGCAACAATAGTTGGTGCATATAATACAATTGTTTATACTGTATCATATAAACCAACTACTGGCGGTGCTCCAGTAACAAATCATAAGTGGGTTATTCATGAAGAATTAGAAGGTGTAGGTAAAGAACCTTTAAATCCAGGAGATGAAGTGATTCTTAATGCAGACCATATGAAAGGCATGAAGGGGGCAACTGCAACGATCGATTCTGCCGAAGAAAATATAGTTTATATGGTTGATTATGTCGCGACAACAGGTGAAAAAGTTACAAATCATAAATGGGTAACTGAAAGTGAATTAGCTGCGCAATAA
- the cdaR gene encoding transcriptional regulator, with the protein MLSIKLAEQIVHQTMLRLHHNINVISVDGVILASGDKERIDSIHEGAIQVAKTGMPVLIDETLSKEFHNCKPGINLPIKFNDKIIGVIGITGNPNDLQEIANLVQMTTEMMVHQVLTESKSEWQRKNGDFIFKALIDEVPIDDTFNERIQKLPFPLMGPFQIILIKQKKDVSSNTLSLNIENILYRKSALFGQLHLNEYYLFLCGSSVTNSKETIQQITKLLKKFEIYIGVSPTVNEIDELSYAFNGAKTALTYSNEKQPVTYFEEVEIYTLFKNSKTIEINRFLTKINGLNEKLIITLLTFFESNLQLNICADKLKIHRHTLTYRLNKVYAITGYDPHNFEDAFLLKLALTLNNQR; encoded by the coding sequence TTGTTATCGATTAAATTAGCAGAGCAAATTGTCCATCAAACGATGTTGAGACTCCATCACAATATAAATGTTATTAGTGTAGACGGTGTAATATTAGCTTCAGGAGATAAAGAGCGGATTGATTCTATTCATGAGGGCGCTATTCAAGTAGCGAAAACCGGTATGCCAGTTTTAATAGATGAAACACTTTCAAAAGAATTTCATAATTGTAAACCTGGTATCAATTTACCCATAAAATTTAACGATAAAATTATCGGGGTAATTGGGATTACTGGAAACCCAAATGATCTACAAGAAATTGCAAATTTAGTACAAATGACTACAGAAATGATGGTTCACCAAGTACTAACTGAAAGTAAAAGTGAATGGCAGAGAAAAAATGGGGATTTCATTTTTAAAGCATTGATTGATGAAGTTCCTATAGATGATACATTTAATGAACGAATTCAAAAACTTCCTTTTCCATTAATGGGGCCATTTCAAATAATTCTCATTAAGCAAAAGAAAGATGTATCTTCCAATACACTATCACTTAATATCGAAAACATTCTTTATAGAAAGTCAGCACTCTTTGGCCAATTACATTTAAATGAATATTATCTCTTCCTATGTGGAAGTTCTGTAACAAATTCAAAAGAAACGATCCAACAGATTACTAAGCTTCTGAAAAAGTTTGAAATCTATATTGGAGTTAGCCCAACTGTTAATGAAATTGATGAATTGTCCTATGCATTTAATGGAGCTAAAACGGCACTTACATATTCAAATGAGAAACAACCTGTCACTTATTTTGAGGAAGTAGAAATATATACGTTATTTAAAAATAGTAAAACGATTGAGATTAATAGGTTTTTAACAAAAATTAATGGCTTAAATGAAAAATTAATTATAACGCTCCTTACTTTTTTTGAAAGTAATTTACAGTTAAATATATGCGCTGACAAATTAAAGATTCATCGCCATACATTGACATATCGCTTAAATAAAGTTTATGCAATAACTGGTTATGATCCGCATAATTTTGAAGACGCGTTTTTGTTAAAACTAGCTCTCACTCTAAATAACCAACGCTAA
- the glxK gene encoding glycerate kinase, with the protein MKVVISPDSFKGTLTALEAAQAIEQGIKRANSEVETLLLPVADGGEGTMDALVLATNGYYVKTNVLDPLGREIEASFGVLGNQSTCVIEMASASGIILLHNNERNPKIASSYGTGQLIKSALDQGFRDFIICIGGSATNDAGVGMLRALGLRLLDENGHDVQKSIDGLYEVKSLDFSNWDRRLKDSTIAIACDVNNPLVGEKGATAIFGAQKGVKADEIEYFDHALTHWANVVERDLGIRLHDYQGAGAAGGMGGALIAFLNGQFHQGIQLVLGVMNYREKVQDAQFIITGEGKSDRQTLHGKAPMGVLHCAKEFDIPTILLSGSIDELDKEMLAQHFHEVVSVVNESVSPEMAMREASNYLSQRAYETFYHLID; encoded by the coding sequence ATGAAAGTAGTAATTAGTCCAGACTCTTTTAAAGGGACATTAACAGCACTCGAAGCAGCTCAAGCCATCGAACAGGGTATTAAGCGTGCAAATTCAGAAGTAGAAACGCTATTGCTACCTGTTGCAGATGGCGGAGAGGGAACGATGGATGCACTTGTTTTAGCAACAAATGGTTACTACGTTAAAACAAACGTACTTGATCCTCTTGGACGTGAAATAGAAGCTTCCTTTGGTGTACTTGGCAATCAGTCAACTTGTGTCATTGAAATGGCTTCAGCTTCAGGTATCATACTGTTGCATAACAATGAAAGAAATCCGAAAATTGCATCAAGTTATGGAACTGGTCAGTTAATTAAATCTGCACTAGATCAAGGTTTTAGAGATTTTATTATTTGTATTGGTGGTAGTGCAACAAATGATGCTGGTGTTGGAATGTTAAGAGCTTTGGGACTGCGTTTATTAGATGAAAATGGACATGATGTACAAAAATCAATTGATGGTTTATATGAAGTGAAAAGCTTAGATTTTTCGAATTGGGATAGAAGATTAAAAGATTCAACGATTGCGATTGCATGTGATGTGAATAATCCACTAGTTGGTGAAAAAGGAGCAACGGCTATCTTCGGTGCTCAAAAAGGTGTAAAAGCTGATGAGATTGAGTATTTTGATCATGCATTAACACATTGGGCGAATGTTGTGGAAAGAGATTTAGGAATCCGCTTACATGATTATCAAGGCGCGGGAGCCGCTGGTGGGATGGGAGGCGCATTAATTGCGTTTCTTAACGGGCAATTTCATCAAGGGATTCAATTAGTGTTAGGTGTTATGAATTATCGTGAGAAAGTACAAGATGCACAATTCATTATTACTGGTGAAGGAAAATCGGATCGACAAACATTGCATGGAAAAGCTCCAATGGGCGTTTTACATTGTGCAAAAGAATTTGATATTCCAACCATTTTACTTTCGGGCAGTATTGATGAACTAGATAAAGAAATGTTAGCACAACACTTTCATGAAGTTGTATCAGTAGTGAATGAATCTGTTTCACCTGAAATGGCGATGAGAGAAGCTTCTAACTATTTGTCTCAGAGGGCATATGAAACGTTTTATCATTTAATAGATTAA
- a CDS encoding gluconate transporter, translated as MLFFIILIGVLFVVFATAKLKLHPFLALILSSFFVGIASGMPLLDVVTNINSGFGSLMTSIGIVIVAGTMIGVILERSGAALRMAEVVLRIVGPKRPQLAMSIIGYIVSIPVFCDSAFIILSSLQKSLAKRAKVTVASMGVALATGLYATHVLVPPTPGPIAAAGNIGATDYLGTVILVGLIVAIPATFVGYLWAVKVASKIQVPLDQEETLDYEEVVKNFGEMPSTFKSFFPIVLPIVLIGIGSIAALVGDPESSVNMFFRFLGSPVVALLLGVLAAFPLLPRLNEETLTGWIGDSLKDAAPILLITAAGGSFGTVIKETGVGDMLQQMDLGALATGSLFLLVPFIIAAALKTAQGSSTTALVITSTLVAPMLVTAGIEGALPLALVVMAIGAGAMTVSHVNDSFFWVVTQYSGMEVTQAYKAQTMATLLQGVTTIVFTIILWMIFV; from the coding sequence ATGTTATTTTTCATCATATTAATAGGGGTATTGTTTGTCGTATTTGCGACTGCAAAATTAAAATTACATCCATTTTTAGCATTAATTTTAAGTTCATTCTTTGTTGGTATTGCGAGTGGAATGCCATTATTAGATGTTGTAACGAATATTAATAGTGGTTTTGGAAGTTTAATGACGAGCATTGGGATTGTCATTGTAGCAGGGACAATGATTGGCGTAATACTAGAGCGTTCTGGGGCGGCCCTTCGAATGGCAGAGGTTGTGCTTCGAATTGTAGGACCGAAACGTCCGCAATTAGCAATGTCTATCATTGGTTATATCGTCTCAATACCAGTATTTTGTGATTCAGCATTTATTATTTTATCTAGCTTACAAAAATCATTAGCAAAACGAGCAAAGGTAACAGTTGCTTCCATGGGGGTTGCCTTAGCTACAGGTTTATATGCAACTCACGTATTAGTCCCACCTACGCCTGGTCCGATTGCAGCAGCAGGTAATATTGGGGCTACGGATTATTTAGGTACAGTTATACTGGTTGGTTTAATAGTTGCAATTCCGGCGACATTTGTAGGGTATTTATGGGCAGTGAAAGTGGCTTCTAAAATTCAAGTACCTTTAGATCAAGAAGAGACCCTTGATTACGAAGAAGTGGTTAAAAATTTTGGTGAAATGCCGTCAACATTTAAATCATTTTTCCCCATTGTACTACCAATTGTATTAATCGGAATTGGTTCTATTGCTGCATTAGTTGGTGATCCAGAATCTAGTGTAAATATGTTCTTTAGGTTTTTAGGTAGTCCGGTTGTTGCTTTACTGTTAGGTGTGCTTGCGGCATTCCCATTACTTCCAAGGTTAAATGAAGAAACATTAACAGGTTGGATTGGGGATAGCTTAAAAGACGCAGCTCCTATTTTATTAATTACAGCAGCTGGTGGCTCTTTCGGTACAGTTATTAAGGAGACTGGTGTCGGTGATATGTTGCAACAAATGGATTTAGGTGCTTTAGCAACAGGTTCTCTGTTCTTATTAGTTCCATTTATTATTGCAGCTGCACTTAAAACAGCACAAGGTTCTTCAACAACAGCATTAGTAATCACTTCAACATTAGTCGCTCCAATGTTAGTAACAGCTGGAATTGAAGGGGCACTTCCGTTAGCTTTAGTGGTAATGGCAATTGGTGCTGGAGCAATGACTGTTTCTCACGTAAACGACAGCTTCTTCTGGGTTGTAACACAATACAGCGGAATGGAAGTAACACAAGCCTATAAAGCACAAACGATGGCGACACTTTTACAGGGTGTAACTACGATTGTATTCACAATCATTTTATGGATGATATTTGTATAA